A DNA window from Ctenopharyngodon idella isolate HZGC_01 chromosome 10, HZGC01, whole genome shotgun sequence contains the following coding sequences:
- the LOC127521553 gene encoding 5-hydroxytryptamine receptor 3C-like isoform X3, producing MLSLLIKSTETINCSEPTTDALITALKENIFGKTEIRPVINLKTPTNISVSFTLYGILDVDEKAQKLNTFLWLNLYWNIEGLSWDPVECGTDTISLPRKQLWRPDIVIKEFIDENKVPDTYYLYVENTGKVTDDIPYHVISSCNLDIYTFPFDIQNCSFTFNSYQHTMLDVQLSIAKPVEESFKYSLEVMTTKGEWELVEMLAEKPTIPSQEMNNSRDALTYYIVLRRRATLYVVNLLIPSCFLIAVDLFSFLLPPQNVDRSAFKMTLILGYTVFLLLMNDLLPVTGNTLPLINVFFLKVKLLLT from the exons ATGCTGT CTCTACTAATAAAATCCACAGAGACCATTAACTGCTCCGAACCTACTACAGATGCTCTCATAACAGCCCTGAAGGAGAACATCTTTGGCaaaactgaaataaggccaGTTATTAACCTGAAAACTCCCACAAACATCAGTGTGAGCTTCACTCTGTATGGAATTTTAGATGTG gatGAAAAAGCACAGAAACTTAACACATTCCTCTGGTTGAATTTG TACTGGAATATTGAAGGTTTGAGTTGGGATCCTGTTGAATGTGGGACAGACACAATCTCACTGCCAAGAAAACAACTGTGGAGGCCTGATATTGTCATTAAGGAATT CATTGATGAAAATAAAGTCCCAGACACATATTACCTCTACGTCGAAAATACTGGTAAGGTAACAGACGATATTCCATATCATGTGATCAGTTCCTGTAACCTGGACATCTACACCTTTCCATTCGATATTCAGAACTGTTCATTCACCTTTAATTCATATCAGCACACCA TGCTGGATGTTCAGTTGTCCATTGCTAAACCGGTGGAGGAATCATTCAAATATTCTCTTGAAGTGATGACAACTAAAGGAGAGTGGGAGCTGGTCGAAATGCTTGCTGAAAAACCTACGATACCTTCCCAGGAAATGAATAACTCACGGGACGCACTTACTTACTat ATTGTCCTCAGGCGACGGGCAACGCTATATGTGGTGAACCTCCTGATTCCCAGCTGTTTCCTCATTGCTGTAGATCTATTCAGCTTTCTTCTACCACCTCAGAATGTGGATCGTTCTGCCTTCAAAATGACCCTCATCTTGGGTTACACTGTGTTCCTGCTGCTAATGAATGACCTGCTACCCGTCACAGGAAACACCTTACCTCTCATAA